A single region of the Halopiger xanaduensis SH-6 genome encodes:
- the coaBC gene encoding bifunctional phosphopantothenoylcysteine decarboxylase/phosphopantothenate--cysteine ligase CoaBC yields the protein MLEGVNVALGVTGSIAAVKTVELAHELRRRGADVRGVMTDSARGIVHPWAVEFATDNEVVTEITGSVEHVELCGSDGWADVFLIAPATANTVGKIAGAVDDTPVTTCATTALGAGTPVVIAPAMHEPMYDHPGVLEAIDTVAEWGVDFVDPRVEEGKAKIATEEAIVCDVARAAGNRSLEGEHVVVTAGATSESIDPVRVITNRSSGKMGRAVAKACYVRGADVTLVQNGEDVPYADVREVESAAEMLAATREACEDADALVSAAAIGDYTVQTSGEKIRSGQDDLTLELEPTPKLIDEIRAARPDLPIVGFKTETSGGEAAMVGRARETLERAGLAFVVANDASVMGSDRTRALLVHEGDVARYEGTKTGLGGEIAASIAAVLGRDPDGE from the coding sequence ATGCTCGAGGGAGTCAACGTCGCGCTCGGGGTGACGGGGTCGATCGCGGCCGTCAAGACGGTCGAACTGGCCCACGAGCTGCGACGGCGGGGCGCCGACGTGCGGGGCGTGATGACCGACAGCGCGCGGGGGATCGTCCACCCCTGGGCCGTCGAGTTCGCCACGGACAACGAGGTCGTCACCGAGATCACGGGTAGCGTCGAGCACGTCGAACTCTGCGGCTCGGACGGCTGGGCCGACGTATTCCTCATCGCGCCCGCGACCGCGAACACGGTCGGCAAGATCGCCGGCGCCGTCGACGACACGCCGGTCACGACCTGCGCCACGACTGCGCTCGGCGCGGGGACGCCGGTCGTCATCGCGCCAGCGATGCACGAACCGATGTACGACCACCCAGGCGTGCTCGAGGCCATCGACACCGTCGCCGAGTGGGGCGTCGACTTCGTGGACCCGCGCGTCGAGGAGGGGAAAGCCAAGATCGCCACCGAGGAGGCGATCGTCTGCGACGTGGCGCGGGCGGCCGGGAACCGCTCGCTCGAGGGAGAGCACGTCGTCGTCACCGCGGGCGCGACCAGCGAGTCGATCGATCCCGTCCGCGTGATCACGAACCGCTCGTCGGGGAAGATGGGCCGAGCCGTCGCGAAGGCCTGCTACGTCCGCGGCGCCGACGTGACGCTCGTCCAGAACGGCGAGGACGTTCCCTACGCCGACGTACGGGAGGTTGAGAGTGCCGCCGAGATGCTCGCGGCGACCCGCGAGGCCTGCGAAGACGCCGACGCGCTGGTTTCGGCGGCCGCGATCGGCGACTACACCGTCCAGACGAGCGGCGAGAAGATCCGCTCCGGACAGGACGACCTGACGCTCGAACTCGAGCCGACGCCGAAGCTCATCGACGAGATCCGCGCGGCCCGTCCCGACCTGCCGATCGTCGGCTTCAAGACCGAAACGTCGGGCGGCGAGGCGGCGATGGTCGGGCGGGCGCGCGAAACCTTGGAGCGGGCGGGGCTCGCGTTCGTCGTCGCCAACGACGCAAGCGTCATGGGTTCGGACCGGACGCGGGCGCTGCTGGTTCACGAGGGCGACGTCGCCCGCTACGAGGGGACGAAAACCGGGCTCGGCGGCGAGATCGCCGCTTCGATTGCGGCAGTACTGGGACGCGATCCGGACGGCGAGTGA
- a CDS encoding GNAT family N-acetyltransferase → MEIRPLPADEAAVRRYVEELWLPYHRELEATVETHDLAEDVDLVAEEVSFRRERLEDEDYRLWVAVDEIDRDAAASDDVGLARDGTLAGFVGTEIDAAPSVFDRPDRLVIGDIFVREPYRGTGLARDLIDRAAARARDGGCAELALEVGADNERALAFYEKVGFEPFRHRMRIDLGDL, encoded by the coding sequence ATGGAAATCCGCCCGCTTCCGGCCGACGAGGCCGCCGTCCGCCGGTACGTCGAGGAGTTGTGGCTGCCGTACCACCGCGAACTCGAGGCGACCGTCGAAACCCACGACCTCGCCGAGGACGTCGACCTCGTCGCCGAGGAGGTTTCGTTCCGGCGCGAGCGTCTCGAAGACGAGGACTATCGGCTGTGGGTTGCCGTCGACGAGATTGATCGCGATGCGGCCGCAAGTGACGACGTCGGCCTCGCCCGCGACGGCACCCTCGCCGGCTTCGTCGGCACCGAGATCGACGCGGCGCCGAGCGTCTTCGACCGGCCGGATCGGCTGGTCATCGGCGATATCTTCGTCCGCGAGCCCTACCGCGGGACCGGTCTCGCCCGCGACCTGATCGACCGCGCCGCGGCCCGCGCACGGGACGGAGGCTGCGCGGAACTCGCGCTCGAGGTCGGCGCGGACAACGAGCGCGCGCTCGCTTTCTACGAGAAAGTCGGGTTCGAGCCGTTCCGCCACCGGATGCGGATCGATCTGGGCGACCTGTAG
- a CDS encoding DNA methyltransferase → MTTYRCFEYEHDDDLPSEYDEVRTPDALVEHFLQEHTEPGDRVIDVFAGFGTTLTVAERLERIPFGLEYEPDRVAYIRDRIETPDHVRQGSVLELEPSWFPACDCCFTSPPFMEWTDDRNPFRNYAGESTYADYLDDIETTFARLESVIAPGGTVVVDIANMKHEGRVTPLAWDVADRVANVFYFDGEVVIPWTGDGSPDDRAGTFGYGYDHSYCLVFTKPDE, encoded by the coding sequence ATGACTACGTACCGCTGCTTCGAGTACGAACACGACGACGATCTTCCGTCGGAGTACGACGAAGTGCGGACGCCGGACGCGCTCGTCGAGCACTTCCTGCAAGAGCACACCGAACCGGGCGATAGAGTGATCGACGTCTTTGCGGGGTTCGGAACGACGCTTACGGTCGCCGAGCGACTCGAGCGGATCCCCTTCGGCCTCGAGTACGAGCCAGACCGCGTCGCGTACATTCGCGACCGAATCGAGACGCCGGACCACGTTCGGCAGGGCTCCGTCCTCGAGCTCGAGCCGTCGTGGTTCCCGGCTTGTGACTGCTGTTTCACGTCGCCGCCGTTCATGGAGTGGACGGACGACCGAAACCCGTTTCGGAACTATGCGGGTGAGAGTACCTACGCGGACTACCTCGACGACATCGAAACGACCTTCGCCCGCCTCGAGTCGGTGATCGCGCCCGGCGGAACGGTCGTCGTCGATATCGCGAACATGAAACACGAGGGGCGGGTCACGCCGCTGGCGTGGGACGTCGCGGACCGCGTCGCGAACGTCTTCTACTTCGACGGCGAGGTCGTCATCCCGTGGACGGGCGACGGAAGTCCCGACGATCGAGCGGGAACGTTCGGCTACGGATACGATCACTCCTACTGTCTCGTTTTCACGAAGCCCGACGAGTGA
- a CDS encoding NAD(P)/FAD-dependent oxidoreductase → MRDVCIVGGGVAGTAASIFTARAGLDTLVVDGGESILARNASLENYPGFPDGVDARRYLELVREQARNAGAEFELGRVTRAEPVDEGDLDRGFVLETEGDEPLETRRVIAASWSDSEYLVPLDVGRTQRGSKHFVSVDEGGRTAVDGVYAAGRLANEPHQAIVAAGHGAKVGLAVIHDSDANFYHDWVAPEGYFTGRGRDVPPGCEEIDDEERRERDERARERMLGAFEEPLDDEPTMHPSVAED, encoded by the coding sequence ATGCGAGACGTCTGTATCGTCGGCGGCGGCGTCGCCGGCACGGCCGCATCGATCTTCACCGCCCGCGCGGGCCTGGACACCCTCGTCGTCGACGGCGGGGAATCGATCCTCGCGCGCAACGCCAGCCTCGAGAACTACCCCGGCTTCCCCGACGGCGTCGACGCCCGGCGGTACCTCGAGTTGGTCCGCGAGCAGGCGCGCAACGCGGGCGCCGAGTTCGAACTCGGACGCGTCACGCGAGCCGAACCGGTCGACGAGGGGGACCTCGATCGGGGGTTCGTCCTCGAAACCGAAGGCGACGAACCGCTCGAGACCCGGCGCGTGATCGCGGCCTCGTGGTCCGACAGCGAGTACCTCGTGCCCCTCGACGTCGGACGAACGCAACGCGGGAGCAAGCACTTCGTCTCGGTCGACGAGGGCGGCCGGACGGCCGTCGACGGCGTCTACGCGGCGGGACGGCTCGCCAACGAGCCCCACCAAGCGATCGTCGCGGCCGGCCACGGGGCGAAGGTCGGACTGGCCGTAATCCACGATTCGGACGCCAACTTCTACCACGACTGGGTCGCGCCGGAGGGCTACTTCACCGGCCGCGGTCGGGACGTGCCGCCGGGCTGCGAGGAAATCGACGACGAGGAACGCCGCGAGCGCGACGAGCGGGCGCGAGAGCGTATGCTCGGGGCGTTCGAGGAACCGCTCGACGACGAGCCGACGATGCACCCGAGCGTCGCCGAAGACTGA
- a CDS encoding M48 family metalloprotease, with translation MFAIVAFVLALAVGPFAAFRAYARRVATTDAPVEDRLHRLQRVQQVAGFVLPIVAVVGLHLLELVDRTTAVLPSGPRLFGIGVLEFAAIMFVSFGLVAVPLVSMALGTYPTIRSLRDTEASSWKVVKGVLAVLAIVSVTVAISIGGLLAVISTVGSSLPVLLAAFGTIVAASYGLSPYLIALFQDRVPLEGADRERVERLCAELEYRPRGLYLLEGESTKTANALVAGTIPGFRYVFLTDYLLSECDDDELQAILAHEFGHIAGRHLWQRGLLTVAVFGAWIAGADAIGVGALKDRFGFLGFFLPFMGLYALYHVGLLGGLAYRQEFRADAYAARRVGVEAAVDALEVLASANDMTRESGLLYALATHHPPIADRIDSVRDVDDEVRTDSDLDADGELDSDSDPDSRSTAGD, from the coding sequence ATGTTCGCGATCGTCGCGTTCGTTCTCGCGCTCGCCGTCGGTCCGTTCGCCGCCTTCCGCGCGTACGCTCGTCGAGTCGCGACGACAGACGCTCCGGTCGAAGACCGCCTCCACCGGCTCCAGCGGGTCCAGCAGGTCGCCGGGTTCGTCCTCCCGATCGTCGCCGTGGTCGGTCTCCACCTGCTCGAACTGGTCGACCGAACGACCGCCGTCCTCCCGTCTGGCCCGCGACTGTTCGGAATCGGCGTCCTCGAGTTCGCGGCGATCATGTTCGTTTCGTTCGGACTCGTCGCCGTCCCCCTCGTCTCGATGGCGCTGGGTACCTACCCCACGATCCGCTCGCTGCGCGATACCGAGGCCTCGTCGTGGAAGGTCGTGAAGGGCGTTCTCGCGGTGCTGGCGATCGTCAGCGTGACGGTCGCGATCTCGATCGGCGGCCTCCTCGCGGTCATCTCGACCGTTGGATCGTCGCTCCCCGTTCTCCTGGCCGCGTTCGGCACGATCGTCGCTGCCAGCTACGGGCTCTCTCCCTATCTGATCGCGCTCTTTCAGGACCGGGTTCCGCTCGAGGGGGCGGACCGCGAGCGCGTCGAACGGCTCTGTGCGGAACTGGAGTACCGCCCTCGCGGACTGTATTTGCTCGAGGGCGAGTCGACCAAAACCGCCAACGCCCTCGTGGCCGGGACGATCCCCGGTTTCCGGTACGTCTTCCTCACCGACTACCTCCTCTCGGAGTGCGACGACGACGAACTGCAAGCGATCCTCGCCCACGAGTTCGGCCATATTGCCGGCCGGCACCTCTGGCAGCGCGGCCTCCTGACGGTAGCCGTCTTCGGCGCCTGGATCGCCGGCGCCGACGCGATCGGCGTCGGCGCGCTCAAGGACCGGTTCGGCTTCCTCGGCTTTTTCCTGCCGTTTATGGGCCTGTACGCGCTGTACCACGTCGGGCTGCTCGGCGGCCTCGCGTACCGGCAGGAGTTCCGCGCCGACGCCTACGCGGCTCGCCGAGTCGGCGTCGAGGCCGCCGTCGACGCCCTCGAGGTGCTCGCGTCAGCCAACGACATGACGCGGGAGTCCGGGTTGCTCTACGCGCTCGCGACCCATCACCCGCCGATCGCGGATCGAATCGACTCCGTTCGGGACGTCGACGACGAGGTTCGCACGGATTCCGATCTCGACGCCGACGGCGAACTCGACTCGGACTCGGACCCGGACTCTCGTTCGACGGCCGGCGACTGA
- a CDS encoding SRPBCC family protein, giving the protein MDRILLSTVAYRSPEEVFPYVRSFTDYPRYTEHLKEVTVHGDGGVGSVYDLRLAWWKLSYTARSKVTAISAPNSLEWRLINDIDARGEWRVEAEPEALPADADTDAETASRIYFEAVYDPYSANENAISLPRFVSLDWVIEKVEPRLLGEAEAVVERLVADIEQRSTPRDVELTVHEVP; this is encoded by the coding sequence GTGGACCGAATTCTCCTCAGTACCGTCGCCTACCGTTCGCCCGAGGAGGTTTTTCCGTACGTGCGCTCGTTTACCGACTACCCCCGGTACACGGAACACCTGAAGGAGGTCACGGTACACGGCGACGGCGGCGTCGGCTCCGTCTACGACCTGCGACTCGCCTGGTGGAAGCTCAGCTACACCGCCCGCTCGAAGGTGACGGCCATCTCGGCGCCGAACTCCCTCGAGTGGCGGCTGATCAACGACATCGACGCGCGCGGCGAGTGGCGCGTCGAGGCGGAACCCGAGGCGCTCCCCGCCGACGCCGATACGGACGCGGAGACCGCGAGTCGGATCTACTTCGAGGCCGTCTACGATCCCTACTCCGCGAACGAGAACGCCATCTCGCTCCCGCGGTTCGTCTCGCTGGACTGGGTGATCGAGAAGGTCGAACCGCGACTGCTCGGCGAGGCCGAGGCGGTCGTCGAACGACTGGTCGCGGACATCGAGCAGCGGTCGACCCCTCGAGACGTGGAGCTGACGGTTCACGAGGTTCCCTGA
- the trkA gene encoding Trk system potassium transporter TrkA, protein MRVIVVGAGEVGSSIAESLATEHGVVVIDRDEDRVESVTYAHDVLAIEGDGTSIEVLEEAGIERADLVIASTDGDETNIVVCGAAKAVTESFTIARVKRTNLLRTWERSQSAFGVDFMVSTDLYTAEEIVNIAGLPGAADVDAFADGLVQMAEFEVTSDSPVANETVSEADRFESLTFAAIIRGDEVIIPQGDTVIRPEDGVVVIGSSESVREFAGAVTPAPTLEDANEIVVIGGSEIGYQTARLFEVEGFEPRLLERDPERARELAEQLPDTVVLESDATDVEFLGREHIGEADIVVAALENDEKNLLVSLLARHAGAQRTIAVVEEPEYVDLFETVGIDVAINPRAVTAEEITRFTREFRTENVAMLESDRAEVLEIEIDDDSLLLENRISDVVRELPDGVVIGAITRDGRLITPRGDTVLERGDHVVVFADTRVLDEVAAAL, encoded by the coding sequence GTGCGCGTGATCGTCGTCGGCGCGGGCGAGGTCGGCTCGAGCATCGCCGAGAGCCTCGCAACCGAACACGGGGTCGTCGTCATCGACCGGGACGAGGACCGCGTCGAGTCGGTGACCTACGCCCACGACGTGCTGGCGATCGAGGGCGACGGGACCTCGATCGAGGTCCTCGAGGAGGCGGGCATCGAGCGGGCGGATCTGGTGATCGCGAGCACCGACGGCGACGAGACGAACATCGTCGTCTGCGGCGCGGCGAAGGCCGTCACGGAATCGTTCACCATCGCCCGCGTCAAGCGGACGAACCTGCTGCGGACGTGGGAACGCTCTCAGAGCGCGTTCGGCGTCGATTTCATGGTTTCGACCGACCTCTACACCGCGGAGGAGATCGTCAACATCGCGGGCCTGCCGGGCGCGGCCGACGTCGACGCCTTCGCCGACGGCCTCGTTCAGATGGCCGAGTTCGAGGTCACGTCCGACAGCCCCGTCGCGAACGAGACCGTCTCCGAGGCCGACCGCTTCGAGTCGCTGACCTTCGCGGCGATCATCCGCGGCGACGAGGTCATCATTCCGCAGGGTGACACGGTTATCCGCCCCGAGGACGGCGTCGTCGTCATCGGGTCCTCGGAGAGCGTCCGCGAGTTCGCCGGCGCGGTGACGCCCGCTCCGACGCTCGAGGACGCGAACGAGATCGTCGTCATCGGCGGCAGCGAGATCGGCTACCAGACGGCGCGGCTCTTCGAGGTGGAGGGGTTCGAGCCGCGACTGCTCGAGCGCGACCCGGAGCGGGCCCGCGAACTGGCCGAGCAGTTGCCCGATACCGTCGTACTGGAGAGCGACGCGACCGACGTCGAGTTCCTCGGCCGCGAGCACATCGGGGAGGCCGACATCGTCGTCGCCGCACTCGAGAACGACGAAAAGAACTTACTCGTCTCCTTGCTCGCGAGGCACGCCGGTGCCCAACGTACGATCGCCGTCGTCGAGGAGCCCGAGTACGTCGACCTCTTCGAGACGGTCGGCATCGACGTCGCGATCAACCCCCGCGCGGTCACGGCCGAGGAGATCACGCGATTCACTCGCGAGTTCCGAACGGAAAACGTCGCGATGCTCGAGTCGGACCGCGCGGAGGTGTTAGAGATCGAGATCGACGACGACAGCTTGCTACTCGAGAATCGGATCAGCGACGTCGTGCGGGAATTGCCCGACGGCGTCGTCATCGGCGCGATCACCCGCGACGGACGGTTGATCACGCCGCGCGGGGACACCGTCCTCGAGCGCGGCGATCACGTGGTCGTCTTCGCCGATACGCGGGTGCTCGACGAGGTTGCGGCGGCGCTGTAG
- a CDS encoding M42 family metallopeptidase, translated as MESVPFDVDFLTELTETSGVPGYEDRVRDLVVEELEDTVDRVRTDAMGNVVGTLEGDGDSDYSVAVAAHMDEIGFMVRHVRGGEDGPGFVELEALGGWDARVLKAQRVTIHTEDGDLPGVIGSPPPHTLDEKEREKTPEVEDAFVDVGLPYEELEERVSPGDLVTMEQTTERMGETITGKALDDRICLFAMLEAARRLADGDGPEATIHFCATVQEEVGLRGAKALGVDVDPNLAIALDVTVANDVPGFDDGEHVTDLGDGAAIKLKDGSVITSPKVHRRLKAVAEDEEIDYQLEILPAGGTDTAGFQNVAGAKPVGAISIPTRYLHTVTETAHVDDVAATIDLLEAFLASEDGGHEYTL; from the coding sequence ATGGAATCCGTTCCCTTCGACGTCGATTTCCTGACCGAACTGACCGAGACGAGCGGCGTCCCCGGCTACGAGGACCGCGTCCGCGATCTCGTGGTCGAAGAACTCGAGGACACCGTCGACCGCGTCCGCACCGACGCGATGGGCAACGTCGTCGGGACGCTCGAGGGCGACGGCGATTCGGACTACTCCGTGGCGGTTGCGGCACACATGGACGAAATCGGTTTCATGGTCCGCCACGTCCGCGGCGGCGAGGACGGCCCCGGCTTCGTCGAACTCGAGGCGCTCGGCGGCTGGGACGCCCGCGTGCTCAAAGCCCAGCGCGTAACGATCCACACCGAGGACGGCGATCTGCCGGGCGTCATCGGCTCGCCGCCGCCCCACACGTTAGACGAGAAAGAACGGGAGAAGACGCCCGAGGTCGAGGACGCCTTCGTCGACGTCGGCCTCCCCTACGAAGAACTCGAGGAGCGGGTCTCGCCCGGCGACCTCGTGACGATGGAGCAGACGACCGAGCGCATGGGCGAGACGATCACCGGCAAGGCGCTGGACGACCGGATCTGCCTGTTCGCGATGCTCGAGGCGGCCCGCCGACTGGCCGACGGCGACGGACCCGAGGCCACGATCCACTTCTGTGCGACGGTCCAGGAGGAAGTCGGCCTGCGCGGCGCGAAGGCGCTGGGCGTCGACGTCGATCCGAACCTCGCGATCGCACTGGATGTCACCGTCGCCAACGACGTGCCCGGGTTCGACGACGGCGAGCACGTCACCGACCTGGGCGACGGCGCGGCGATTAAGCTCAAGGACGGCAGCGTCATCACGAGTCCGAAGGTTCACCGCCGGCTGAAGGCCGTCGCCGAGGACGAGGAGATCGACTACCAACTCGAGATCCTGCCGGCCGGCGGCACCGACACGGCCGGCTTCCAGAACGTCGCGGGCGCGAAACCCGTCGGCGCGATCTCGATCCCGACGCGGTACCTCCACACCGTCACCGAAACCGCCCACGTCGACGACGTGGCGGCGACGATCGACCTGCTCGAGGCGTTCCTCGCGAGCGAGGACGGGGGTCACGAGTACACGCTGTAA
- a CDS encoding thiolase domain-containing protein has product MATVRVAGTGITPFGNAPERTSRDLFAEASAAAFADSDVPPTDVEAVFYGNFMGELSEHQGHQGPLMAEAAGVTAPATRYESACASSGAAIRDAVMRIRNGEHDVVLVGGAERMTNLGTAGATEALAIAADDLWEVRAGMTFPGAYALMAQAYFDRYGGDHEDLAHVAVKNHENALNNEKAQYQKPIDVTDVLEAPPVSTPLGLYDSCPISDGAAALVLTSEEYAEERGLEAPVAITGTGQGGDRMALHDREYLARSPAAREAGDEAYADAGVDAGDVDLAEVHDCFTIAEVLALEALNLANVGEGISAARDGRTTADGETPVNLSGGLKAKGHPVGATGASQVAEITALLEGTHPNSEYVADATTGVAHNAGGTVASAVVHVLEVRE; this is encoded by the coding sequence ATGGCTACCGTACGTGTCGCAGGGACCGGGATCACGCCGTTCGGCAACGCGCCCGAGCGGACGAGCCGCGACCTCTTCGCCGAAGCGAGCGCCGCGGCCTTCGCGGACAGCGACGTTCCGCCGACGGACGTCGAGGCCGTCTTCTACGGCAATTTCATGGGCGAACTGTCCGAGCACCAAGGCCACCAGGGACCCCTGATGGCCGAGGCTGCAGGCGTCACCGCGCCCGCGACCCGGTACGAATCGGCCTGCGCCTCGAGCGGCGCCGCGATCCGCGATGCCGTGATGCGAATTCGCAACGGCGAGCACGACGTCGTCCTCGTCGGCGGCGCCGAGCGGATGACCAACCTCGGCACCGCGGGCGCGACCGAGGCGCTGGCCATCGCCGCCGACGACCTCTGGGAGGTGCGGGCCGGGATGACCTTCCCCGGCGCCTACGCGCTGATGGCGCAGGCGTACTTCGACCGGTACGGCGGCGATCACGAGGACCTCGCGCACGTCGCGGTCAAGAACCACGAGAACGCCCTGAACAACGAGAAGGCCCAGTACCAGAAGCCGATCGACGTCACGGACGTCCTCGAGGCGCCACCGGTGTCGACGCCGCTCGGCCTCTACGACTCGTGTCCCATCTCCGACGGCGCGGCCGCGCTCGTGCTCACCAGCGAGGAGTACGCCGAAGAACGCGGGCTCGAGGCGCCGGTCGCGATCACCGGCACCGGTCAGGGCGGCGACCGGATGGCGCTGCACGACCGCGAGTACCTCGCGCGCTCGCCCGCGGCGCGCGAGGCCGGCGACGAAGCCTACGCCGACGCCGGCGTCGACGCGGGCGACGTCGACCTCGCGGAGGTCCACGACTGCTTCACGATCGCCGAGGTGCTCGCGCTCGAGGCGCTCAACCTCGCGAACGTCGGCGAGGGGATCTCCGCGGCCCGCGACGGGCGGACGACCGCCGACGGCGAGACGCCGGTCAACCTCTCGGGCGGCCTGAAAGCGAAGGGCCATCCGGTCGGCGCGACCGGCGCGTCTCAGGTCGCCGAGATCACGGCGCTGCTCGAGGGAACGCATCCGAACAGCGAGTACGTCGCGGACGCGACGACCGGCGTCGCGCACAACGCCGGCGGGACGGTTGCCAGTGCGGTCGTGCACGTCCTAGAGGTGAGAGAATGA
- a CDS encoding Zn-ribbon domain-containing OB-fold protein, with the protein MSDDSELESENVRDAGFDDWLDAAADGEAYYLECADGHGSLPPRRVCPECGATELEETPLPETGEIETYTVTHVATPSFEDDAPYATAIADFGPVRLTGQVAGTDPEAVERDLEVELAVTVSETTGERVVSFRSV; encoded by the coding sequence ATGAGCGACGATTCCGAACTCGAGTCCGAGAATGTCCGCGACGCCGGCTTCGACGACTGGCTCGACGCCGCCGCGGACGGCGAGGCCTACTACCTCGAGTGTGCCGACGGTCACGGCTCCCTCCCGCCGCGGCGGGTCTGTCCGGAGTGCGGGGCGACGGAACTCGAGGAAACGCCGCTACCGGAGACCGGCGAGATCGAGACCTACACCGTCACGCACGTGGCGACGCCTTCCTTCGAAGATGACGCGCCGTACGCGACGGCCATCGCCGACTTCGGACCCGTCCGGCTCACCGGGCAGGTCGCCGGGACCGATCCCGAGGCAGTCGAGCGCGACCTCGAGGTCGAACTCGCGGTGACGGTGTCGGAGACGACGGGCGAGCGCGTGGTGTCGTTCCGGTCGGTCTGA
- a CDS encoding nucleoside deaminase, which translates to MSTGTDTEYIREAIELAREAVTDGNTPYGSLLVVGDTVVKRSRNTTVTESDITAHPELKLARWAARELDAADRDDCTMYTSTEPCEMCATAIHYAGLDRVVYSVYGKSVANVRGKAKSGIPCEEVIDRKGGSTDVEGPILETEGKRVHEEFY; encoded by the coding sequence ATGAGCACGGGCACGGACACGGAGTACATCAGGGAGGCGATCGAGCTGGCGCGCGAGGCGGTTACCGACGGGAACACCCCGTACGGATCGCTGCTCGTCGTCGGCGATACCGTCGTCAAGCGCTCGAGGAACACCACGGTGACCGAGAGCGACATCACCGCCCACCCCGAGCTCAAACTCGCGCGCTGGGCGGCCCGCGAACTCGACGCCGCCGACCGCGATGACTGCACCATGTACACCAGCACCGAACCGTGCGAGATGTGCGCGACCGCGATCCACTACGCCGGGCTGGACCGGGTCGTCTACAGCGTCTACGGGAAGTCGGTAGCGAACGTGCGGGGGAAGGCAAAAAGCGGAATTCCCTGCGAGGAAGTGATCGACCGCAAGGGCGGATCCACGGACGTCGAGGGGCCGATTCTCGAGACGGAAGGGAAGCGCGTCCACGAGGAGTTCTACTGA
- a CDS encoding DUF5787 family protein — MARTADADSEFEFELRTCRWAEREWPPGGGTDEPAVLVARQLGTKRRRWDTIVLECDPDALEQRAKFGPKRLDGDLLHIVRNAPAEWTYYRDALPHPGYPWRYVREAIHRADDRSILEARKNGNRIQIRRKWPYPDWVDRIIAIENKPDLDASAARTLGPQLEYDVAMSLADEVWVATRQTGERVEPVLLEGLPVEAGVLALEPDALEAEVAWYPRGLSVDEPGTRILERPDDGDRGGSAARFEYVDPSEKATTRQRIAERAYERGWRSFVDTMRPDCRYFELRAEGPQDGPQLVPYCTAKDGRQTAAECAGSCSEFQPEPPAWRTRGWPIEGGPGKRLKRLLAGRRRQRRPGLDGGASE; from the coding sequence GTGGCTCGCACTGCCGACGCCGACTCCGAGTTCGAATTCGAACTCCGGACCTGCCGCTGGGCCGAACGCGAGTGGCCGCCCGGCGGCGGGACCGACGAGCCCGCCGTCCTCGTCGCTCGCCAGCTCGGCACGAAGCGCCGCCGCTGGGACACTATCGTCCTCGAGTGCGACCCCGACGCCCTCGAGCAACGCGCGAAGTTCGGTCCGAAACGCCTCGACGGCGACCTTCTCCATATCGTCCGGAACGCACCCGCGGAGTGGACCTACTACCGCGACGCCCTCCCGCACCCCGGCTACCCCTGGCGCTACGTCCGCGAGGCGATCCACCGCGCGGACGACCGCAGCATTCTCGAGGCGCGAAAGAACGGCAACCGGATCCAGATCCGACGCAAGTGGCCCTACCCCGACTGGGTCGATCGGATCATCGCGATCGAGAACAAACCAGATCTGGACGCCAGCGCCGCGCGGACGCTGGGCCCGCAACTCGAGTACGACGTCGCGATGAGTCTCGCCGACGAGGTCTGGGTCGCCACCCGACAGACGGGCGAGCGCGTCGAACCGGTACTGCTCGAGGGGCTCCCCGTCGAAGCGGGAGTACTGGCGCTCGAGCCCGACGCTCTCGAGGCCGAGGTCGCGTGGTACCCGCGCGGGCTCTCGGTGGACGAACCGGGGACGCGCATCCTCGAACGGCCGGACGACGGCGACCGCGGCGGCTCGGCGGCGCGGTTCGAGTACGTCGATCCGTCGGAGAAAGCGACGACGCGGCAACGCATCGCTGAACGAGCGTACGAGCGGGGCTGGCGTTCGTTCGTCGACACGATGCGGCCCGACTGCCGGTACTTCGAACTGCGCGCCGAGGGCCCGCAGGACGGCCCACAGCTGGTTCCCTACTGTACCGCAAAGGACGGCCGTCAGACAGCCGCCGAGTGCGCCGGCTCGTGTTCCGAGTTTCAGCCGGAGCCGCCCGCGTGGCGGACCCGGGGATGGCCGATCGAGGGCGGCCCCGGAAAACGGCTCAAGCGGTTGCTCGCGGGTCGGCGCCGCCAACGGCGACCGGGACTGGACGGCGGCGCGTCTGAGTAG